From Apis cerana isolate GH-2021 linkage group LG10, AcerK_1.0, whole genome shotgun sequence, one genomic window encodes:
- the LOC107995697 gene encoding uncharacterized protein LOC107995697 isoform X3, with protein MLIISAMLVLIAVFAIAGLALWMGALRTDSKNAIVGFSCSFRVAKGEKYNPMLKLNTSMVFREKERKYKNIFELLFRRSVLGTAYKQTIIDKFENGILKVFFRIYLNRRKIPRSITNIEDTIEDIIVKETYSSSSLFKDMELDLASISIKRISQEVPGNQKQTQQKSTMITKNGLLRPNRNSSLITSSKPKSKPTKIESIEPDIDFTNIPTIQGTYKAEKVNVTSSNKTNSTQETAKAQSDTRNNIKVSLLPTQEQSTNKSIIMKNSTETSQTVTQTVTNKMNEKLNYTVHDDEPFSNVYSQSSKKVITSTASTIKTKEQDVFKDFRNPDFETSPWKPIIPGYINTELKLLPDNVEKTKHKTETNYKVNYTNTNVGDMVSDTSMKMTPQYNVQGEIPEIPTKPSEPLGMLNSYADVPGMSTFDIRDTDFPRDRIVPQEMMNFRVNGKFKNKIPGLLEDGQIFTESSPIELDDKRPDIEVSGQLPSETYDIKLRTSSKPFGFSSSQPLEFSSTKPHPSTNENETGWRVAGSLITDTRYEEAIKQDVKEANDSIKTNKKKMDQSTAKDKESSDNLLLSVVSSTQKWPVQLDYEESTTKVSGVGVAEPVPDVDVELEPRNRYSEVQAMDKQQNNALKDRKVDKNGQEPIYTSYKTPDLNGAGIRSSLIESSGTLKPFRHTIPVDKITSVVDYSKRDEEGSLKQEINTVTDSIINQEERFTEASQLSVNSTSKGNNKEAIKILPENLKEIIELETFKKSSNDSETISTKNSRIEEHGGTRPIELNTESIIDDEKFLKLSTTEVYSEMIHPLYNNVDKLVMRNEGNKERLTSNISRNSTFIEIDTLKHTPGEDEEDNDGSSKDKSSTKNEGTFNGTVNRPYNSLETRKKIYNDTLKAYVVENLVTLAPAKSNTGIGRPVRPRPKIDHITSSDDSQLLDRLFRVPSRDRNTTKRNSSNGRDTIAFQSTTNNEGKNKEHPKIEQIVEVVTSISTKVSSNFKGNPIVLKFVVTNSTSLPVIHSESHGEQVSSSQISVPEQLFSVLESKEENRSFGDRVSNKTPSLTSDRKISTIEENRSLLERLKQFAEIGAENEPANGKDNSKSHGNSNIEQEDHRPLPDFEKLKQIADIATGNETLMNSSAGFTMNRDGVEILTKILNKMEDRTDKMISSTEENLEADHCSGFQCRDGKCLSSSGRCNMLGECSNSEDEMNCTCADFLKAQLLHQKICDGVADCWDYSDETDCDWCEEGQFVCGNSRTCINQDKVCNGYTDCPGGEDEKKCAALIEDDSTINYEETSIFAKDDNDPGTIVTKDEHPSSQGHLSETESTTDKDILLYDQEAVESSILESTTLHASFQDNIRLEKIVSTRDESMMKEKTFLNNRERVNGSTILVSGREISSNAKNILPHGNSIHLNAKNASMINLKKEINNYNEKGYLNIRKNGKWGKLCLNGMDHLLQERQTAWTIEDLGRAVCKAITYQDYESVEKVLDENPTSGRSYYTLSYNEKPVDKRILTFKPSKCPSGEVLRVKCKNLECGIRTQAPSQARSNISRRSRIVGGGSSSAGSWPWQVALYKEGDYQCGGALINEKWILSAAHCFYHAQDEYWVARIGATRRGSFPSPYEQVLRLDHISLHPDYIDNGFINDIAMLRLEEPVIFSDYVRPVCLPQSEPKSGTICTVTGWGQLFEIGRIFPDTLQEVQLPVISTEECRRKTLFIPLYRITPGMLCAGLKDGGRDACLGDSGGPLVCSGSDNKYTLHGITSNGYGCARPGRPGVYTKVHHYLPWIEHVISREDIRSSIASCKGHRCPLGECLPKSRICNGFLECSDGSDERNCSINL; from the exons ATGTTAATTATCTCCGCTATGTTAGTATTAATCGCGGTCTTTGCAATTGCAGGACTTGCGTTATGGATGGGAG CTCTTCGAACAGATTCAAAAAATG CGATCGTTGGATTCTCCTGCAGTTTCAGAGTGGCAAAgggtgaaaaatataatccaatgttgaaattaaataccAGTATGGTGTTCCGCGAAAAGGAacgcaaatacaaaaatata TTCGAACTGTTATTTAGAAGAAGCGTGTTGGGCACTGCTTACAAGCAAACGATCATAGACAAATTTGAAAACGGTATATTAAAAGTGTTCTTCAGgatatatttaaacagaaGAAAAATACCACGATCGATCACGAATATCGAGGATACGATCGAAGACATTATCGTAAAAGAGACGTATTCATCGTCCTCTTTATTTAAAGACATGGAACTGGATCTTGCtagtatatcaataaaaa GAATAAGCCAAGAAGTGCCAGGAAATCAGAAGCAAACTCAACAAAAGAGCACGATGATCACAAAGAACGGTCTCCTTCGACCAAACAGGAACAGCTCGTTGATTACCAGCTCGAAACCAAAATCTAAACCGACCAAGATCGAGTCCATCGAACCTGACATCGATTTTACCAACATACCAACCATCCAAGGAACCTACAAAGCCGAGAAAGTGAACGTCACCTCTTCAAACAAAACGAATTCCACTCAAGAAACTGCGAAAGCTCAATCCGATACGAGGAATAATATCAAAGTATCGTTATTACCTACTCAGGAACAAAGTACGAACAAATCGATTATCATGAAAAACAGCACTGAAACGAGTCAAACCGTGACGCAAACTGTGACCAACAAGATGAACGAAAAACTTAATTATACCGTGCACGATGATGAACCGTTTAGCAACGTTTATTCACAATCTTCTAAGAAAGTCATCACGTCCACCGCTTCCACGATCAAAACAAAAGAGCAAGACGTGTTCAAGGATTTTCGCAATCCTGATTTCGAAACTTCGCCGTGGAAACCTATCATACCTGGATATATTAATACCGAGTTAAAATTATTGCCTGACAACGTTGAAAAGACAAAACACAAAACTGAGACGAATTACAAGGTAAATTATACTAATACCAACGTCGGAGACATGGTTTCTGACACCTCCATGAAGATGACACCCCAGTACAATGTCCAAGGGGAAATCCCTGAAATACCGACCAAACCTTCCGAACCATTGGGAATGTTAAATTCGTATGCAGACGTTCCTGGGATGAGCACATTCGACATCAGAGACACCGATTTTCCACGAGACAGGATCGTCCCTCAAGAAATGATGAATTTCAGGgtgaatggaaaatttaagaacAAAATTCCAGGATTGCTAGAGGATGGACAGATATTCACGGAATCCTCGCCAATCGAATTGGACGACAAGAGGCCGGATATAGAAGTTTCCGGCCAATTGCCATCCGAAACATACGACATCAAACTTCGAACGTCCTCCAAACCTTTcggattttcttcttctcaacCTTTGGAATTTTCTTCCACGAAACCTCATCCGTCcacgaatgaaaatgaaaccGGTTGGAGAGTTGCTGGCTCATTAATCACAGATACTAGGTACGAAGAGGCTATTAAGCAAGATGTTAAGGAGGCTAACGATTCTATTAAgacgaataaaaagaagatggaTCAAAGTACTGCGAAGGATAAAGAAAGCTCGGATAATCTTTTACTTTCCGTCGTTTCCAGTACTCAAAAATGGCCGGTTCAATTGGATTACGAGGAATCGACGACGAAAGTGTCGGGTGTGGGGGTTGCGGAGCCGGTTCCGGATGTGGACGTTGAATTGGAACCGAGAAATCGGTATTCGGAGGTCCAGGCCATGGACAAACAGCAGAATAACGCTTTGAAGGATAGAAAAGTTGATAAAAATGGGCAAGAACCGATATATACCAGCTATAAGACTCCCGATTTGAACGGAGCTGGGATAAGGTCGAGTTTGATCGAGAGTTCCGGCACTCTGAAACCATTCAGGCACACGATACCCGTGGACAAAATTACATCTGTCGTTGATTACAGTAAGAGAGACGAAGAGGGATCATTGAAGCAAGAAATAAACACTGTGACGGatagtataataaatcaaGAAGAGAGATTCACCGAGGCTAGTCAATTAAGCGTGAACTCAACCAGTAAAGGAAATAACAAGGAGGCGATTAAGATTCTTCCAGAAAATTTGAAGGAAATCATAGAATTGGAAACTTTCAAAAAATCGAGCAACGATTCCGAAACGATTTCTACGAAGAATTCGAGGATCGAGGAACACGGAGGGACGCGTCCAATCGAATTAAATACGGAGAGTATAATAGACGATGAAAAGTTTCTCAAGTTAAGCACCACGGAAGTTTATTCGGAGATGATACATCCGTTATACAATAACGTTGATAAATTAGTGATGAGAAACGAAGGGAACAAAGAGAGATTGACGTCCAACATTTCGAGGAATTCCACCTTCATCGAGATCGACACGTTGAAGCACACGCCAGGGGAGGACGAAGAGGACAACGATGGTTCCTCGAAGGACAAATCATCGACGAAAAACGAAGGAACTTTCAATGGAACCGTGAATCGACCGTACAATTCCCTCGAGACacgaaaaaagatttataacgaCACTTTGAAAGCTTACGTGGTGGAAAATTTAGTTACTCTTGCGCCTGCCAAGAGCAACACAGGAATCGGCAGACCCGTACGACCAAGACCTAAGATCGATCACATCACTTCCTCCGACGATTCTCAACTTCTGGACCGATTGTTTCGCGTACCTAGCCGTGACAGAAACACGACGAAACGCAATTCGTCCAACGGTCGAGACACCATCGCCTTTCAATCAACGACAAACAACGAGGGGAAAAATAAGGAGCATCCTAAGATAGAACAAATCGTGGAAGTGGTGACATCGATCAGCACCAAAGTGTCCTCCAATTTTAAAGGAAACCCTATCGTATTGAAGTTCGTCGTTACCAACTCGACCTCCCTTCCAGTTATACATTCGGAATCGCACGGAGAACAAGTGTCATCTTCGCAGATATCAGTGCCCGAACAATTGTTCTCCGTATTGGAGAGTAAGGAAGAAAACCGATCGTTCGGAGATAGAGTTTCGAACAAGACGCCATCTTTAACGTcggatagaaaaatatcaacgaTCGAGGAGAATAGATCTCTTTTGGAGAGATTGAAGCAATTCGCGGAGATTGGAGCGGAAAATGAGCCTGCAAATGGGAAAGATAATTCCAAATCTCATGGGAATTCGAATATCGAACAGGAAGATCATCGGCCATTGCCCGATTTCGAGAAATTGAAACAGATCGCCGACATAGCGACAGGGAACGAAACTTTGATGAATTCTAGCGCGGGATTTACAATGAATCGTGACGGAGTCGAAATATTAACGAAAATCTTGAATAAAATGGAAGATCGAACCGATAAAATGATTTCCAGCAccgaagaaaatttagaagctg ATCATTGTTCCGGTTTCCAATGCAGAGATGGCAAATGCTTGTCTTCTAGCGGTAGATGTAACATGTTAGGTGAATGCTCGAATTCAGAGGACGAAATGAATTGTACGTGCGCTGACTTTTTAAAGGCGCAACTCTTACATCAAAAGATATGTGACGGCGTGGCAGATTGTTGGGATTATTCGGACGAAACCGATTGCG ATTGGTGCGAAGAGGGACAATTCGTTTGCGGCAACAGTCGAACCTGCATAAACCAAGACAAAGTTTGCAACGGTTATACAGACTGTCCAGGTGGGGAGGACGAGAAAAAATGCGCGGCGCTGATAGAAGACGATTCAACGATAAATTACGAAGAAACGAGTATCTTTGCTAAGGACGATAATGATCCAGGGACCATCGTAACCAAAGATGAACATCCATCATCTCAAGGACACCTTTCAGAAACAGAATCCACCACTGACAAGGACATCCTCCTTTATGATCAAGAAGCGGTAGAATCTTCCATTTTAGAATCAACCACTTTACACGCCTCGTTCCAAGATAACATtcgattagaaaaaattgtaagcaCCAGGGACGAATCGATGATGAAAGAGAAAACGTTTCTTAACAATCGTGAACGTGTGAATGGTAGTACGATTCTCGTCTCCGGAAGAGAAATATCGTCGAACGCGAAGAACATCTTGCCGCATGGAAACTCGATCCATTTGAACGCGAAAAACGCATcgatgataaatttgaaaaaagagatcaataattataatgaaaagggTTACTTGAATATCAGGAAGAACGGGAAATGGGGAAAATTGTGTCTGAATGGAATGGATCATCTCTTGCAAGAAAGACAAACTGCTTGGACTATCGAAGACCTCGGCAGAGCCGTTTGTAAAGCGATTACGTATCA agATTACGAATCCGTGGAAAAAGTGTTGGACGAAAATCCAACATCTGGAAGATCGTATTATACACTCTCCTATAACGAGAAACCCGTCGATAAAAGGATCTTGACTTTCAAACCTTCGAAATGCCCGAGTGGCGAGGTTCTCAGGGTCAAGTGCAAAAACCTTGAATGCGGTATAAGAACGCAGGCACCATCGCAAGCCAG GTCGAATATTTCACGACGTTCCAGGATAGTTGGCGGTGGTAGCTCTTCAGCTGGAAGTTGGCCATGGCAAGTTGCTCTGTACAAAGAAGGTGATTATCAATGTGGAGGAGCTCTCATCaatgaaaaatggattttatCCGCTGCACATTGTTTTTACCA TGCTCAAGACGAATATTGGGTGGCGAGAATCGGAGCTACTCGCAGAGGAAGCTTTCCAAGTCCGTACGAACAAGTATTACGTTTGGATCACATATCTTTGCATCCTGATTACATCGACAATGGATTTATAAACGACATAGCGATGTTGAGACTCGAGGAACCAGTAATCTTCAGCGACTACGTTCGACCAGTATGCCTTCCACAATCAGAGCCGAAAAGTGGTACTATATGCACTGTGACTGGTTGGGgacaattattcgaaataggaAGAATATtcc CGGATACCCTGCAAGAGGTACAACTTCCCGTGATTTCAACGGAAGAGTGTCGAAGAAAGACATTATTCATTCCATTATACAGAATCACACCAGGAATGCTTTGTGCTGGATTGAAAGATGGTGGAAGAGATGCTTGTTTGGGAGACAGTGGTGGACCTTTGGTTTGTTCGGGATCAGATAACAAATACACTCTTCACG